Proteins from a single region of Crassaminicella profunda:
- a CDS encoding Na+/H+ antiporter NhaC family protein, which yields MRLRANKTWRKTIIIGMIILLSFATSCVFASGGEGESIDFGIFSLLPPLVAIVLAIVTKEVIPSLFIGTWVAGTMLAGGNPITGFGNSVESLWNALGDPWSARIVLTSLTLGGLVGIMRVGGGIEAVVNWITKKIKSAKGALLATELAGFVIFFEDYVNTLVVGTTMSPITKEYKISKEKLSYIVDSTAAPIACIAGISSWVAYLVGQIGMQFDDLGIKFSPYAAYLKSIPFVLYSFVALALLTYVVLSGKDFGPMLEAEKRARTTGKIVRDGAKPLIAAEQKELEPDKDCPKRLINFIIPIVSLIGFIVMILMKSGGWPEVSISEAIANGSSSKALCLGSFSAVFVTLVLYKIQNLVPTNRLFKGYMEGMRSIFFGTLILIFAWGIGSSIKAVGTAKFLVGITEGVLSPAIIPLITFLIGGIISFSTGTSYGTVAVLMPIVIPIVFNVSTTGGIDPMTYIFPTIGAVFAGAIFGDHCSPISDTTIMSSMFSGADHIDHVKTQMPYALLAGLGAVIGYIGVAIGLNIVLNILIGMLVVLGVFKVISKPIE from the coding sequence ATGAGACTAAGAGCCAATAAAACATGGAGAAAGACAATCATTATAGGAATGATCATCTTATTATCTTTTGCTACATCTTGTGTTTTTGCTTCAGGAGGGGAAGGTGAAAGTATAGATTTTGGAATATTTTCATTGCTCCCACCACTTGTTGCCATTGTATTGGCCATTGTTACAAAGGAAGTAATCCCATCTTTATTTATTGGTACATGGGTGGCTGGTACTATGCTTGCTGGGGGAAATCCCATTACTGGATTTGGAAATAGTGTGGAAAGTTTATGGAATGCTTTAGGAGATCCTTGGTCAGCAAGGATTGTTCTTACAAGTTTAACTTTAGGTGGATTAGTAGGGATTATGAGAGTTGGAGGTGGCATAGAGGCTGTTGTAAATTGGATTACAAAAAAAATAAAGTCAGCAAAAGGTGCGTTGCTTGCTACAGAGCTTGCTGGATTTGTTATATTTTTTGAAGATTATGTAAATACTCTGGTTGTAGGGACAACAATGAGTCCTATAACAAAGGAGTATAAAATATCAAAGGAGAAATTATCCTATATCGTAGATAGTACAGCAGCACCTATTGCATGTATTGCAGGAATTTCATCGTGGGTTGCTTACCTTGTGGGGCAAATAGGGATGCAATTTGATGATTTGGGGATTAAATTCTCACCTTATGCAGCTTATCTTAAATCTATCCCTTTTGTTTTATATAGTTTTGTTGCCCTTGCATTATTAACCTATGTGGTTTTATCAGGAAAAGATTTTGGACCTATGCTTGAAGCAGAAAAAAGAGCAAGAACAACTGGAAAAATAGTAAGGGATGGTGCAAAGCCTTTAATTGCAGCGGAGCAAAAAGAACTTGAACCAGATAAGGATTGCCCAAAACGTCTTATAAACTTTATTATTCCAATTGTAAGTTTAATAGGGTTTATTGTAATGATTCTTATGAAGAGCGGGGGATGGCCAGAAGTTTCCATATCAGAAGCTATTGCCAATGGAAGCAGTTCAAAGGCATTATGCTTAGGTTCCTTTAGTGCAGTATTTGTTACTTTAGTACTCTATAAAATTCAAAATCTGGTACCAACCAATAGATTGTTTAAAGGTTATATGGAAGGAATGAGGTCCATATTTTTTGGTACTCTTATATTGATATTTGCTTGGGGAATAGGTTCTTCCATAAAAGCCGTTGGAACAGCTAAGTTTTTAGTAGGGATTACAGAAGGGGTATTGTCTCCTGCCATTATTCCTCTGATTACTTTTCTAATAGGAGGCATTATATCCTTTTCAACAGGAACATCTTATGGTACTGTAGCAGTACTTATGCCTATTGTCATACCTATCGTATTTAATGTATCTACTACTGGTGGAATAGACCCAATGACGTATATATTTCCAACTATAGGAGCAGTATTTGCTGGAGCCATATTTGGAGATCACTGCAGTCCTATATCAGATACGACGATTATGTCATCTATGTTTAGTGGAGCAGATCATATAGATCATGTGAAAACACAAATGCCATATGCGCTACTTGCAGGACTTGGAGCAGTTATAGGTTATATTGGGGTTGCTATAGGATTAAATATAGTATTAAATATTTTAATAGGGATGCTTGTAGTTTTAGGTGTATTTAAAGTAATATCTAAACCAATAGAATAA
- the sdaAB gene encoding L-serine ammonia-lyase, iron-sulfur-dependent subunit beta, whose protein sequence is MKNYSAFDIIGPKMVGPSSSHTAGANRLGRVARKIANDDIKSVKFLLHGSFAKTYKGHGTDRALVAGIMGMMENDEELKNSLEIANKQRIKYEFVETNLGEVHPNTVKFIIEKSNGEQVEIMGASIGGGNIKITEISGLRLEFTGQYPTVITRHKDYPGVIAKVTKMLADYDINIAFMSVYRQDKGQDAFMVIESDHEFKDDLGIDIKREVDDVKDVYIIESM, encoded by the coding sequence ATGAAGAATTATAGTGCTTTTGATATTATAGGACCTAAAATGGTAGGGCCATCAAGCTCACATACGGCTGGAGCAAACAGACTAGGTAGAGTGGCAAGAAAGATAGCAAATGATGATATAAAAAGCGTAAAGTTTTTGTTACATGGTTCCTTTGCGAAAACATATAAAGGACATGGTACGGATAGAGCTCTAGTGGCAGGTATAATGGGTATGATGGAAAATGATGAAGAACTGAAAAATTCTTTAGAAATAGCAAATAAACAGAGAATAAAATATGAGTTTGTTGAAACTAATCTAGGAGAAGTACATCCCAACACGGTTAAATTTATCATAGAAAAGTCAAATGGAGAACAAGTAGAAATTATGGGAGCTTCAATAGGTGGAGGAAATATAAAAATAACTGAAATTAGTGGATTGAGATTAGAATTTACAGGGCAATATCCTACAGTTATTACAAGACATAAAGATTATCCTGGCGTTATAGCAAAGGTTACTAAAATGTTAGCTGATTATGATATCAATATAGCTTTTATGAGTGTATATAGACAGGATAAAGGGCAGGATGCTTTTATGGTTATAGAATCAGATCATGAATTTAAAGATGATTTAGGAATAGATATAAAAAGGGAAGTTGACGATGTTAAGGATGTATATATTATTGAATCTATGTAA
- a CDS encoding LL-diaminopimelate aminotransferase — MSFITDIIADRFRDHSFDIAKQDYKFMKIKRAKEEVKKKYPHIELIDMGIGEPDLPADKNVVNVLSEEAPKPENRWYSDNGIKEFQEAAAKYLERIYGITNINPYTEIMHGIGAKSILSMMPLCFINPGDITLTTLPSYPIISTHTKYLGGVVYGLPLTKANDFYPDFSNISNIILYRSKLLYINYPNNPTGQVPTKDFYKRVIEFAHKNRIIVVADSTYAPITFDGEKPLSFLSIDGAKEVGVEIHSLSKAFNMTGWRIAFIAGNKEALNIFGIVKANSDSGQFRAIQKSGIHALNHPEITKNNCERYSRRFDLLIKALKEIGFNIEKPKATFYCYLPIPKGTKSGKIFQDADDFSLYLLNEALICTVPWNSPEPYVRLSVTFEAKDYEEEKRIINELKERLLKLELVF, encoded by the coding sequence ATGAGCTTTATTACAGACATCATTGCTGATAGATTTAGAGATCATAGCTTTGATATTGCAAAGCAAGACTATAAATTTATGAAAATAAAAAGAGCAAAAGAAGAAGTAAAGAAAAAATATCCACATATTGAATTAATTGATATGGGTATAGGAGAACCTGATCTCCCTGCTGATAAAAATGTAGTCAACGTCCTTTCAGAAGAAGCTCCAAAACCTGAAAATAGATGGTATTCAGACAACGGTATAAAAGAATTCCAAGAAGCAGCTGCTAAATATCTTGAAAGAATTTATGGTATAACAAATATTAACCCTTATACAGAAATTATGCATGGCATTGGTGCAAAATCCATTTTATCCATGATGCCCTTATGCTTTATCAACCCTGGGGATATTACCCTTACAACACTTCCCAGTTATCCAATCATTTCTACTCATACAAAATATTTAGGTGGGGTAGTATACGGACTTCCTTTGACAAAAGCCAATGATTTTTATCCTGATTTTTCTAATATTTCAAATATTATTCTTTATCGTTCTAAGCTTTTATATATCAATTATCCTAACAATCCTACGGGACAAGTGCCTACAAAAGATTTCTACAAAAGAGTAATAGAATTTGCACATAAAAATAGAATCATTGTGGTGGCTGATTCTACCTATGCACCTATTACCTTTGATGGAGAAAAGCCTCTCAGCTTTCTATCCATTGATGGAGCAAAAGAAGTTGGCGTTGAAATTCATTCTTTATCAAAAGCTTTTAATATGACAGGATGGCGAATAGCATTCATTGCTGGTAATAAAGAAGCCCTCAACATATTTGGAATCGTTAAAGCTAATTCAGACTCAGGTCAATTCAGAGCTATTCAAAAATCAGGGATTCACGCATTAAATCATCCTGAAATTACTAAGAACAATTGTGAAAGATATTCAAGAAGATTTGATCTTTTAATAAAAGCATTGAAGGAAATAGGATTTAATATAGAAAAACCAAAAGCCACTTTTTATTGTTATTTACCTATTCCGAAGGGAACAAAATCTGGTAAAATCTTTCAAGATGCAGATGATTTTTCACTATATCTTTTAAATGAAGCCCTCATCTGTACTGTCCCCTGGAACTCTCCAGAACCCTATGTTAGACTCTCTGTTACCTTTGAGGCTAAAGATTATGAAGAAGAAAAAAGAATTATTAATGAATTGAAAGAAAGATTATTAAAGCTTGAGCTCGTATTTTAA
- a CDS encoding F390 synthetase-related protein, protein MSESLKILYHYLKNKYFLKFDNRNELEAWQDRKVKDFLKNIVPKSPFYKKYYKNCSFDDWRNLPIMNKEMMMENFDELNVFGIKKEEAFGIALKAEKTRNFSPMINQITIGLSSGTSGNRGIFLVSPKERVKWAGNILAKCLPTNILHEQKIAFFLRADSNLYNTVNKGKIKFEFFDLLENIQEHIRRLNLYQPSFLVAPASMLVILAKKLEEGVLQINPKKVISVAEVLDPMDENYISKQFKQKIHQIYQCTEGFLATTCEHGTLHLNEDLLVVQKEYLDKRLGKFVPIITDFSRTSQPIIRYGLNDILTEKKEPCPCGSVYTALEQIEGRCDDLFYFQNEDETRLVPVFPDFIRRMIILSSSGIKQYKVNQLNASTIEVYIEVGKGYVVNEIRNKINIELQGLCKRLNCIAPHIKFIDEYEYIAGKKLRRIERKFTI, encoded by the coding sequence ATGTCTGAATCATTAAAAATTTTGTATCATTACTTAAAAAACAAATATTTTTTAAAATTTGATAATCGTAATGAGCTTGAAGCATGGCAGGATAGAAAAGTAAAGGACTTTCTAAAAAATATTGTTCCAAAGTCTCCTTTTTATAAAAAATATTATAAGAATTGTTCTTTTGATGATTGGAGAAATTTACCGATTATGAATAAAGAGATGATGATGGAAAACTTTGATGAACTCAATGTTTTTGGCATTAAGAAGGAAGAAGCCTTTGGAATTGCATTAAAGGCTGAAAAAACAAGAAATTTTTCACCTATGATTAATCAAATAACCATAGGTCTTTCATCAGGAACATCAGGAAATAGAGGGATTTTTTTAGTAAGTCCAAAAGAAAGAGTCAAATGGGCAGGGAATATTCTTGCCAAATGTCTTCCTACGAATATATTGCATGAACAAAAAATAGCATTCTTTCTTCGTGCGGATAGCAATCTGTATAATACAGTAAATAAGGGGAAAATTAAGTTTGAGTTTTTTGATCTATTAGAGAACATACAGGAGCATATAAGAAGACTGAATCTTTATCAGCCAAGTTTCTTGGTGGCACCTGCATCTATGCTTGTAATTCTTGCAAAGAAATTAGAGGAAGGTGTTCTTCAAATAAATCCTAAAAAAGTTATATCCGTTGCAGAAGTTTTAGATCCTATGGATGAAAATTATATATCCAAGCAGTTTAAACAAAAAATACATCAAATATATCAATGTACAGAAGGGTTTTTAGCTACTACCTGTGAGCATGGGACCCTTCATTTAAATGAAGATCTTTTAGTTGTTCAGAAAGAATATTTAGATAAAAGATTAGGAAAGTTTGTTCCCATTATTACAGATTTTTCAAGGACTAGCCAGCCTATTATTAGATATGGATTAAACGATATTTTAACGGAAAAGAAAGAGCCTTGTCCCTGTGGAAGTGTGTATACCGCATTAGAGCAAATAGAGGGGCGGTGCGATGATTTATTTTATTTTCAAAATGAAGATGAAACTCGCTTGGTTCCTGTTTTTCCAGATTTTATTCGACGTATGATTATATTATCTTCAAGTGGCATTAAGCAGTATAAAGTAAATCAATTGAATGCAAGTACCATTGAAGTTTATATAGAAGTGGGTAAGGGGTATGTAGTAAATGAAATTAGAAATAAGATCAATATAGAACTACAAGGATTATGTAAAAGATTAAATTGTATTGCACCTCATATAAAGTTTATAGATGAATATGAATACATTGCAGGGAAAAAACTTAGAAGAATAGAAAGAAAGTTTACAATATGA
- a CDS encoding beta-ketoacyl-ACP synthase III, which translates to MSVRNVKILGVGKYLPKKAVMSEEIDHRLRKKCGWTEKNIGVTKRYFIKNETASSMGAYAAKEAVKHAGIKLEDISCIICASGSMEQPIPCTASLIQKELGLEKSGIPSFDINSTCLSFVTALDTLSYLVEGGRYENVLIVSSEIASVGINWKDDKSAALFGDGAAAVVLGKTPLQENSKIIYSKMMTFSEGAHLSEIYGGGSKFPPNLHNLTEETKEQFLFSMDGVKIFKMARKIMPNFVNTIWKESGLTIDDITLVIPHQASKSSMELIRKHLNIPKDKWFSIVKNHGNMIAASIPTALYEAIKEEKIKRGDVVILLGTSAGLSLGGLLFEY; encoded by the coding sequence CCTAAAAAAGCAGTAATGAGTGAGGAAATAGATCATAGATTAAGAAAAAAATGTGGTTGGACAGAAAAAAATATTGGTGTAACTAAAAGATATTTTATAAAGAATGAAACAGCTTCTAGTATGGGAGCATATGCAGCTAAGGAAGCTGTAAAACATGCAGGTATAAAACTAGAAGATATAAGCTGTATTATTTGTGCAAGTGGATCTATGGAGCAGCCCATTCCTTGTACTGCATCACTTATACAAAAAGAGTTAGGGTTAGAAAAATCAGGGATTCCATCCTTTGATATCAATTCTACTTGCCTGAGTTTTGTAACAGCATTGGATACCCTATCTTATTTGGTTGAAGGGGGAAGATATGAAAATGTATTGATTGTTTCCTCGGAGATTGCATCAGTAGGAATCAATTGGAAGGATGATAAAAGTGCAGCATTATTTGGAGATGGAGCAGCAGCGGTTGTTTTGGGAAAGACTCCTTTACAAGAAAATTCAAAGATTATTTATTCAAAGATGATGACTTTTAGTGAAGGGGCCCATTTATCAGAAATCTATGGAGGGGGTAGTAAGTTTCCACCTAATCTTCATAATTTAACAGAAGAAACAAAGGAGCAGTTTCTTTTTAGCATGGATGGTGTGAAGATTTTTAAAATGGCTAGAAAAATTATGCCTAACTTTGTAAATACAATATGGAAGGAAAGTGGATTAACCATAGATGATATAACCCTTGTTATACCTCATCAAGCAAGTAAAAGTAGTATGGAATTGATTAGAAAGCATTTAAATATACCTAAAGACAAATGGTTTAGTATTGTGAAAAATCATGGAAATATGATTGCTGCTTCAATTCCTACAGCTTTGTATGAGGCCATAAAGGAAGAAAAGATAAAAAGAGGAGATGTAGTCATACTTCTTGGAACTTCTGCGGGTTTATCCTTAGGTGGATTATTGTTTGAATACTAA
- a CDS encoding MBL fold metallo-hydrolase produces MGIKIDILVSGYCTQLEKIVIRGGRLKHIKFPSMVVLLRHPVYGYILFDTGYASHFFTETKKFPYWIYSKITPVYLNENEAVKKQLQKMGVKAEEIQYIILSHFHADHIAGCKDFPNAKFICSKVAYEKVKSKRGICALKEAFIPRLLPNDFEERGIYFEEMKKDSFPLTDTSFEEAIDLFGDKSIYAVHLEGHTKGHYGIFTKDHKEKDYFFVGDACWSDKAYEENLLPHWIANLVNKDQKNYKATIKNISLLYKRHPKINIIPSHCLSTIQKNLKTKDISS; encoded by the coding sequence TTGGGTATTAAAATAGATATACTTGTGAGCGGGTATTGTACACAACTAGAAAAAATAGTTATAAGAGGGGGAAGATTAAAACATATAAAATTTCCTTCAATGGTAGTTTTGTTGAGGCATCCTGTGTATGGCTATATTTTATTTGATACAGGATATGCATCTCATTTTTTTACTGAAACAAAGAAATTTCCTTATTGGATCTATTCTAAAATAACACCTGTATATCTTAATGAAAATGAAGCAGTAAAAAAACAGCTTCAAAAAATGGGGGTAAAGGCTGAAGAGATTCAATATATTATATTATCGCATTTTCATGCAGATCATATTGCTGGATGTAAAGACTTTCCTAATGCTAAATTTATATGTAGTAAAGTTGCTTATGAGAAAGTGAAAAGTAAGAGAGGTATTTGTGCATTAAAAGAAGCTTTTATTCCAAGACTCCTACCAAATGATTTTGAGGAACGGGGAATTTATTTTGAAGAAATGAAAAAAGACTCATTTCCTTTAACAGATACATCTTTTGAAGAGGCTATAGATTTATTTGGAGATAAAAGTATTTACGCAGTTCATTTAGAAGGGCATACAAAGGGGCATTATGGAATATTTACAAAAGATCATAAAGAAAAGGATTACTTTTTTGTAGGAGATGCCTGTTGGAGTGACAAGGCATATGAAGAAAATTTATTGCCTCATTGGATTGCTAATCTGGTAAACAAAGATCAAAAAAATTATAAAGCTACTATTAAAAATATATCTCTATTATATAAGAGGCATCCTAAAATAAATATTATTCCTAGCCATTGTCTTTCTACTATACAAAAAAATTTGAAAACTAAAGATATTAGTTCATAA
- a CDS encoding NAD-dependent epimerase/dehydratase family protein, with the protein MNVLVTGGTGFLGERLAMRLISMGYGVTVVGRNKIKGKELEKLGINFIPLDLADQEKTIAVCKNQSYIFHCAALSSPWGRYKDFYASNVLSTKNLIMGIKKWNVKRLVHVSTPSIYFDYTDRLNIPENSPLPKDSVNFYAQTKLMAEKEIDKAYKDGLEVISIRPRALFGPGDTTILPRLIRANNKRFIPLINEGKAVVDVTYVENVVDALLLCMDSDENTLGQKYNITNGEPMMLIELLQKLFDKLNVALRGKNISFEKAYRFAGILEFISKYLLLGKEPTLTQYSVGVLAKSQTLDIQKARKELRYKPRISIDEGLEYFVDWLKGDGSWVLK; encoded by the coding sequence ATGAATGTTTTGGTTACAGGAGGGACAGGCTTTTTAGGGGAAAGATTAGCAATGCGATTGATCAGCATGGGCTATGGGGTAACGGTAGTTGGAAGAAATAAAATAAAGGGAAAAGAACTCGAGAAGCTAGGAATAAATTTTATTCCGCTAGATTTAGCTGACCAAGAGAAAACCATTGCTGTATGTAAAAATCAATCATATATATTTCACTGTGCAGCTCTATCCTCCCCATGGGGAAGATATAAGGACTTTTATGCAAGTAATGTATTATCCACTAAAAACTTGATAATGGGGATCAAAAAATGGAATGTAAAAAGATTGGTGCATGTATCAACCCCAAGTATTTATTTTGATTATACAGATCGTTTGAATATACCTGAGAATAGTCCATTACCTAAAGACTCTGTTAATTTCTATGCGCAAACTAAATTAATGGCAGAAAAAGAAATTGATAAGGCGTATAAAGATGGTTTAGAGGTAATTAGTATAAGACCTAGGGCTTTATTTGGGCCAGGAGATACTACTATATTACCAAGATTGATACGAGCAAATAATAAGAGGTTTATTCCTTTAATTAATGAAGGGAAAGCAGTAGTGGATGTTACTTATGTGGAAAATGTAGTAGATGCACTGCTTTTATGCATGGATTCAGATGAAAATACATTAGGGCAAAAGTATAATATTACTAATGGTGAGCCTATGATGCTCATTGAATTATTACAAAAACTTTTTGACAAATTAAATGTTGCCTTAAGGGGGAAAAATATTTCTTTTGAAAAAGCCTATAGATTTGCTGGGATATTGGAATTTATCTCAAAATATCTATTACTGGGGAAAGAACCAACCCTTACCCAGTATTCAGTAGGGGTACTGGCGAAAAGTCAAACTTTAGATATTCAAAAAGCCAGAAAAGAGCTTAGATATAAACCAAGAATCAGTATTGATGAAGGACTAGAATATTTTGTAGACTGGTTGAAAGGAGATGGATCTTGGGTATTAAAATAG